From the Robbsia betulipollinis genome, the window CATCCCCTGGCTGATCGCCATGGGCGCGATGTACTGCTTTGCCTTGCTCTCGGCGAAGTGGCGGCATCCGCAGTTCTGGCTGGCATTGGCATTGCTCATCGCGGCGGGGGGACTCTTCGCCTCGACGTCGGGAAATCCGGTGTGGTCCTTCGTCGCCATCTGCTTTTCGGCGATCGGTTTCAAGGCCGCCGCCTCGCTTTTCTGGCCGATTCCGCAGGGCTATCTCGATGCCCGGGTCGCGGCCGGCGTGATCGCGCTGATCAATTCGATCGGGAATCTGGGCGGATTCTTCGCCCCCGCCGCGTTCGGCTATCTGCACCAGCACACCGGTTCGATATCCGGCGGACTGTACGGCCTGGGCGTGATTTCCGTCATGGCTGCCGGCGCGGTCTTTTTCACGAAGAACCGGCGCGTCGATCGCGCGGTCCGGCATCCCATCGACGAACGGCGCAATCAGGCCGTTTGATCCCTTCCGCCATGCCCGCCATGTTGCAGCGCGCCCGCCCCATGAACCAATTCGTGCTTGTCTCGAACGCCGAAGACGGCCACATCGGCGTATTCCATCTGGAGGGCGCGTCTGGCGTGTTGCGGCCGCTGGACACCGTCGCCGCGGGCGAGGTCGTCATGCCGCTGGCCCTGTCGCGCGACCAACGCACCGTCTTCGCGGCGACCCGGGGACGCGATATGACGCTGGTGACGTTCGCCGTCGACGCGACGAATGGTTCGCTGACGCGCCGGCAGACGCGGGCGATCGCCCATAGCCATGCCTATCTGGCGACCGACCGCGCCGGGCGCTACGTGTTCGGCGCCTCGTACGGGCAAAACATGCTTGGCGTCTACGCCCCGCATCGGCAGGCGGCGCCCTTGCAGGTGGTGGAAGGCATTGCGCATGCGCACTGCGTCGTCGTGTCGGCCGACGACCGGTTCGCCTACGTGAGCGCGCTGGGTGGCGACCGCATCCTGTGCTTTCGCATCGGGGACGATGCGGCGTGCCCCCTGCATCCTGTCGACAGCATCGCGTTGGCGGCCGGGTTCGGTCCCCGGCACCTGCGCTTCTCCCCGTGCGGCCGCTACCTGTACGCCTTGAGCGAATTCCGCGGCATCGTCGCCGTCCTGGAACGCGATCCCGAGACGGGACGCTTGACCTGGCGTTCGGCGTCGCCGCGCCCGCCCGCGCTCGCGCATCTGCGCGACGGCGTCGCCCGGCCGAACTTCGATGCGCCGGTGCAGCCCGACCCGCGCCTGCTCGCGACATCGGTATGGGCGGCGGATCTGCAGGTGCACCCCGGCGGCCAGTTCCTCTACGCCTCGGAACGCACCGCCAGCCTGTTGCTGATTTACCGGGTGCGGGCGGAAAACGGTTCGCTGGACTGCGTCGGCGCGATGGAAACCGAAAAACAACCGCGCGGGTTCAAGATCGATCCGACCGGCACCTTCCTGCTCGCCTGCGGGGAACGGTCGGCCCATGTGGCGGTGTATCGCATCGATTCCGCGACCGGGCTGCTCGAACGCGTCTCGCGCGCGCCCGGCGGCCGCGGCGCGAACTGGATCGAACTCGTCGAACAGACGGATATCGCCAAGAATTTTCAACTGGAATCGGAAAGATGACCCTTCTCTCGGCATCCTCGCATACCGCGCCCGTCATCACGGAACTCCAGGTTATCCCCGTCGCGGGACGCGACAGCATGATCCTGAATCTCAGCGGCGCGCACGGCCCGTTCTTCACGCGCAACATCGTGATCCTGCACGATAGCGCCGGCCATACCGGGGTGGGAGAAGTGCCCGGCGGAGAAAACATCCGGCGCACGATCGACGATGCCCGCCCCCTGCTGGCCGGGGAAAGCATCGGCAATATGCAGGCGCTGTTGAACAGGGTGCGCACGGCGTTCGCCGACCGGGACGCAGGCGGCAGGGGACTGCAGACTTTCGACCTGCGCACCACGATCCATGCGGTCACGGGACTCGAAGCGGCCTTGCTCGACCTGCTCGGTCAACATCTCGGCGTGCCCGTCGCGGCGCTGCTGGGCGAAGGGCAGCAGCGCGCCGAAGTCGAGATGCTCGGGTATCTGTTCTACATCGCGGACCGCGGCAGGACCGATCTTCCCTATCTGTCCGGTGCGCATGGCACCGACGACTGGACGCGGCTGCGTCACGAGACCGCGATGACGCCCGAGGCGATCGTGCGCCTGGCCGAAGCCGCGACCGCCCGCTATGGCTTCAACGATTTCAAGTTGAAGGGCGGCGTGCTGTCGGGGGACGCGGAGATCGAAGCGGTCACCGCCCTGGCGGAACGGTTTCCGCAGGCGCGCGTCACCCTCGACCCGAACGGCGCATGGTCGCTCGCGGAAGCCGTGCGCCTGTGCCGCGACCAACATCACGTGCTGGCCTATGCGGAAGATCCGTGCGGCGCCGAAAACGGGTATTCGGGACGCGAGGTCATGGCGGAGTTTCGGCGCGCCACCGGCCTGCCGACGGCCACGAACATGGTCGCCACCGACTGGCGCCAACTGGGCCATGCGATCCAGCTGCAATCGGTCGACATTCCGCTGGCCGATCCGCATTTCTGGACCATGCAGGGTTCGGTGCGGGTCGCGCAGCTGTGCCACGAATGGGGATTGACATGGGGCTCCCATTCGAACAACCACTTCGATATTTCGCTGGCGATGTTCACCCACGTCGCGGCGGCCGCGCCCGGCAGGATCACGGCGATCGATACCCACTGGATCTGGCAGGACGGGCAGCGTTTGACGCGCGAGCCCCTGCGGATCGTCGGCGGCAAGGTCGCGGTGCCCCAGACGCCGGGCCTGGGCGTCGAACTCGACATGGACGAACTGGGCAAGGCCAGCGAGCTCTACCAGCGGCACGGCCTGGGCGCGCGGGACGACGGCATCGCGATGCAGTATCTCGTGCCGAACTGGACATTCGACAACAAGAGACCGTGCCTGGTCCGGTAACGGCGGCGGCCCATTCGGGGGGGCATGCCGACGACGGCGATGTCTGGTCGTTTCCGCAATCGGACACCGCTTGAAACCCCGCGATCAGGACCGGGGGTGAACGCGCGCCTGTCGCGCGCGCCGGAACTCATCGACGAAGAACCGGAAGCCGCTGAGCTGCTGGGCGAAGTAGCCGCCGGTGGCCATCGCCTCGGGCGCGCGCCGGTCCCCGGTGGGCGGATATTCGACCGAGAAATCCGCGGTGCGGAACAGGATGTCCCAGATCGGGAACACGGCACCATAGTTGCAGGAATTTCGGCCCGCGGCGCGCAGTCCGTGATGCAGCCGGTGAAAACGCGGCGAAACGATCAGCCGTTCTCCCACCGAGCCGAACGACAGCTTGATGTTGGCATGGCTCAGGCTCTCGATGAAGCGCATGAAGAGGAACAGCAGCGGAAACTGCAATGGCGGAACGCCGATGGCCAGACCGACGACGCCGAACCACAGCGCGGCGATCAGATCGTCCAGCAAATGATTCCGGTCATCGGACCAGAAGCTCATTTGCCGCTGGGCATGGTGCAGCGCGTGGAGCGCGTACCAGGAGCGGAAGGTGTGGGAGAGCCGGTGACGCCAGTAATCGGCGCAATCCAGCACCAATGCATAGATCAGAAAGACCACGACGGGATGGCCGATCAGCGCGGGGACGAGCGTCTCGATCGTCGGCGGAATGTAGCCGTGTCCGACGAGAAACCCGTTCACCCACACCTGTACCTGATAGAACAGCAGAAAACTGACGATCGGCAGGACACCCACCCGGTTGACGATGGTGTAGAGCGCGTCCGTCATCACGGCCTTGCGGTTGTCCCAGCGCTCGATGGGAAAGAGCGCCTCCAGCGGCCAGCAGACGGCATAGGTCACCACGACGGCGAACAAACCGTAGACGCACACCAGCGCCCAGTCGAACGACAGCTCCTCCCATTGCATCCAGCCGAAGCGATACAGCAGCGGCAGGACGAGGTACTGGTCGATTTCACCGGCGAGGATGTTGAAATATCTGTCGAGAAATAACAGCATGAGGGGGCCTCAAAGCGTTTCCGCGGTGACGGGACCGGGATGGCGCAGTTCCGTATTGAGAAAAATGCCGTGCGGCGAACGGCCGACGTCGATCGTCTCGACGGATCCGGTATGGGGATCCAGCACCGCGACCTGCTCGCGAAAGCGCAGCGAGATCCACAGCTTGCCGTCGGGCGCCACGCCGAGGTCGTCGGGACCCGCGGCGTGAAAGGGATAGGTGCGACGCAGTTCGAACGTCGTGGGGTCGAGCGCGACCAGCGAACCGCCGACACGATTGGAAACGTACAGCGTCTTGCCGTCCGGCGTGAGAAAGATATTGTGCGGGCCGACGCCCGTCTTGATGCGGCGCAATACCGCGCCGGAGACGGGATCGACCTCCGCCACGTGGTCGCTGCCCATCACGCAGACGAGCACTTTGCCGTTGTGCCAGAGCACGCCGGCCAGGGTCGGGCCGATCTTGGCCTTCCAGCGTATCGACATGTTGACGAGATCGAACGAGACGAGCGTCCCGGAGGCCTGCATCGAGTTGAAGCTCCAGCGCGAATCCGGGGAGAAGTCCAGGTGGCTGGGCATGGAGCCCGGGGAAAAACGCTTCACCAGGCTCAGGTCGTCCGCGCGATAGACGTCGACATAGTCCAGCCTGAGGGCATTGACGACGAGGTAGCGGTGGTCGGGCGTGAAGCCCAACTGGTACGGGTCCGCGATGACGGTGTGGCCGAGCGCGGTGCCGGTGCGCGGATCGACGATGAACAATGCATTGCCGTTCGCGTCCGCGATGTACATTTTGCTGCGGTCCTTCGACAGCGCCCAATGGCTGGGTTCCCGTAGCGTCGGCAGGGTCCTGATGACCTTGCGGGACGTCATGTCGATGACGGAAACGCTGGCCTCTCCCGAGTTCATGACCATCGCGAGAGGCGGGGCGGCCGGCGCGGCGCGTACCGCCCGGGTGAGCAAGGCCGATGAAAGACCCAGGCTCAACGGCACGGCGAGGCTGCGGGCAAGGACGGTGCGACGGGAAGAATTCATGGGATCGGAAAGTCGGGGGGACGGATCATTTTGTGGAATGCCTTGCGGATATGCAAGCGCGACGATGGCGCCGTGCTCAGGCTGGCAACCCCGGCACGCTGAAACCAAAAGCCTGCAACAACAGGATGGCGTTCAGGCACAAGACCGCGGCCGCGGCGACCACGGCGCCGCATTTCACGAGCGTGCTGTTCCGGTAGGCGCCCATGATGTCCCGGCGACAGGTGAACCACACGAGCGCCAGCATGGGAACGGGCAAGGCGATGCTCAGCACGACCTGGCTGGTGACCAGGGCCTGGGTGGCGTTGACGCCCAGCGCCACCACCACGAAACTCGGCACCATGGTGATGGCGCGGCGTACCCAGATGGGAATGCGGAAATCCACGAATCCCTGCATGATCATCTGGCCGGCCATGGTGCCGACGACGGAACTCGATATGCCGGAGGCGATCAGGGACAGCAGGAAGATGCCGGCGGCCGCCACGCCCAGCAGGGGCGCCAACGTATGATAGGCCGTCTCGATTTCGGCAACGTCCGGGTGACCCCGATGAAAGGCGCCTGCGGCCATGATGACCATCGCGATGTTGATCATGCCGGCGATCGTCAACGCAATGATCACCTCGAGATTCGACAGTTTGATGAGTATCCTGCGCTCGGCCTCGGAGCGCGGCGGCATGCGGCTTTGCGTCAGGCCGGAATGAAGGAACAAGGCGTGGGGCATCACCGTCGCGCCGATGATGCCCACCGCGATCGTGACGGACTGCGCGTCCGGCAACGCTGGCTTGAACAGGTGCAGGCCGACGCCGGACCACGCGACCGGTGCGATGAACAGCTCGGCGAGGTAGGACAGACCGATGATTCCGACCAACGCGCCGATGACGAGTTCGAGCGGTCGAAAGCCGGCCTTGTCGAAAAACAGAATGAGATAGGTGACGATCGCCGTGATGACCATGCCGATCAACAGGGGCATGTGAAACAGCAGCGCCAGGCCGATCGCACCGCCGAGAAATTCGGCGAGGTCGGTGGCCATTGCCGCGATTTCGCTCACGCCCCACATGGCATAGACGAGCGGCCGTGGAAAATGCGCCCGGCAGAGTTCGGCCAGACTGCGGCCGGTCACGATCCCGAGTTTTGCGGACAGGGCCTGGAACAGCATGGCGATGAGGTTGGCCAGCAAGACGACCCAGAGCAGCGAATAACCGTAGCGCGCGCCAGCCTGGATGTTGGTGGCGAAATTGCCCGGGTCCATGTATGCCACCGAAACGACGACCGCGGGGCCGGCGAAGGGCACCAGGATCGACCAGCCGGTGCGGCGCCCTTCCAGGACGTCGCGCATGGCGCTGGTGGCATTGTCGCTCATGGAATGGGCGCCCTGCGGGCGGACTCGGTCATCCATGGCTTACCTCGATGCGCCAGTTACGGAGAATGAGAGAATGGTGGAACCTGTTTCGATATACGCGCGGCGCGGCGCGCGGGAGTGGCGCGTGCGGCGGGTATCCAAGCATAGCCGCGAATCGTGCATCCAGTCTGCCATCAAACGGGATCTTCGATCCGGGACGGCGCGGCGTCTGCCTCGCGACGCGACGCCTCGACGCGTCACAGCCAGCGCACCAGTGCGGTGGCGATCAGCGAAATCAGGATCGACGACGTGAAGGGAAACAGGTAGTCGCGCCCGAACAACCGGAAGCGCAGGTCGCCCGGCAGGCGGCCAACGCCGATCCTGCCGAGCCAGGGCCAGCAGGCGGACAGGATCATCACCGCGACGAAGGTCGTGACGAGCCAGCGGATCATGCGCCGTCCTCCTCGTCGAGCAGCGTCCACGAGCGGTCGCCGGTGGCGAAGGCTCGGGGCAGGTCGTCGAGTCCCCGGCTGAAACCGATCACCTTGAACAGCTCGCCCATCTCGGATTCGGCCAGGAGCTTCTGCACGCCGTTGGCGGCCGGCAGGTAACGCGCCGGGTCGCCGGGGCTGATCGTGCGCCCCAGGTCCTCGGCGATGCCGGCATTGATCAGGAAGCGGGCCTGCGACATATAGCCCAGAACGTCGGCGCCGGCGTCGAGCGCCGCCTGCGTCAGTCCGCTGAATTCGACATGCGCGGTGATGTCCTGCAGGCCCGGGTACAGCAGCGGATCGTCGTGCGCCTGATGCCGGTAATGACACATCAGCGTGCCGGCGGCGCGTTGCGGATGGTAGTACTCGTGCGCGGGAAAGCCGTAGTCGATGAAGATCGCCGCGCCGCGCGTCAGCATCGCGCAGACGGTGCCGACGAAGGCGCGTGCCGCCGCGTGGCTCTCGATCAGGTAGTCGACGGCGGCGGTATCGATCGCCTGGCGCACCGCCGCGGGGATGGTCGGCGGCGCGGCCGCCGGGCGGTCGCGCCAGACCAGGCGCGTGCCGTCGAGCGCGACGCCGCGTTCGAACCAGGCGCCATCGACATGCGGATGCAACTGCACCGGCATCGCGTCGAGCACCTCGTTGCCGATCACGACGCCCTGGAAACGCTCGGGCAGCGCGTCGAGCCAGCGCACGCGATCGCGCCAGGCGGGCGCGTGTTGCGCGAGGGTCTCGCGCTGGCGTTCGCGCAGTTCGCCGGACAGCTCGACGATCGTGTAGCGGCGGATGCGGGGCATGGCGGGGAGCGCATCGTCCGCCAGCGCGTTCAGCAACTGCGCGGCGAGCAGCCCGGTGCCGGCGCCGAATTCGAGGATCTCGTCCGCTTCGGCGAGCGCCAGCGCCTCGGCGACCGGCCGCGCCAGCGCGCGCGCGAAGAATGGCGAGATATGCGGCGCGGTTATAAAATCGCTGCCGTCGGCCGCGCTGTGGCCGAATTTCCGGTTCGCACCGCTGTAGTAGCCGAGTCCGGGCGTGTACAGCGCCATTTCCATGTAGCGGGAAAACGGCAGCCAGCCCCCCGCGGCGGCGATCTCCGCGGCGATGCGCGCCACGAGCGTGGTGGAACGCGCGAGGGCGTGCGCGTCGGGAACGGGTAAACTAGCGTGTGGTTTGGCGTCCATCGCGACATTGTAAATGACTGAAACGACTTTCCCGGACCCTCCGGGCGCACCTGGCATCGTGCTCCTGCCCAGCGCGATCGCGGCAAACCCCGCGCGCGGGCGGGCGCTCGCCCTGGCGTTCGCCGGCCGGGGCTGGGATGTCGGCGTGTATTACGACGCCAGCGACGACGCCAGCGACCACGCCAGCGACCACGCCAGCGACCACGCCAGTGACCGCGCGGCCGGCAGCGGCGCTGCCGCCGGCCAGGGCGGAGCCGGGCACAGGGCCACGGCGCTGGCCCTGTGCGCCGCCGTGACGGCCCTGGCGCGCCGCGCTGCGGCATTTCCCGTGTCGACGACGCCACGCGTCACGGACGACGGCGAGAACGCCTCGGCCGAGACGCTGGTGCGCCGCTGCGCGCAGCGATTGGGCCGGCCACGCTGCGTGGTCAGCGCGCCGCTGCGTGTCGAGCGCGACCCGGCGGGACGCCTGAGCGGCGCGGCGCTGGCACGGATGAATCATGCGAATCTGTGGAACGCGCTGGCGCTGGCGCAGGGACTGGCGCATGCGACCGGTGCGCCGTGCGGGAGCGACGGCGGCGCGGGCGCGGGCGGCGCGGGCGAGAACGACGCCGTGGTTGTCAATATCGTCGACTCGTTGCTGCCGGAGGTGCGGCGCGACGCGGTCCTGTTCGCGCTCACGCAGTCCGCGGTCGCGACCGCCACGCCGGTGTTGGCGCGCCGCTATGCGCCGCACCTGCGCGTGGTTGCCGTGAGCACGACCTTGCTGGCGGGCGATGCGGGCGATGCGGGCGATGCGGGCGATGCGGACGATATGCCCGGCGGCGGAGCGCTCGATGCCGCGCTCGCGCAGGCCGTCTGCTATCTGGCCGATGCATCGACGATCACCGGCTCGACCTTGCTGGTGGATGGCGGCACGGGGTGCGCCCCGTCCTGCGCCCCGCCTTGTGCAGCGAATGGCGACGCGGACGGCGCAGCGGATGTCCGCCATGCCGTCGAGCGGGAGCGCTTCCGTTCATGAGCTGTCCGTCGTACCGGTTTTTCCTTCATGCCGTGCGCGCTCGCCTTCGGGCCGCCGTACGTCCGTTCTGTTTTTCCTTTGGAGCCACGCGATGTCCAGCGTGCTGACCGACCCCCGTCTGGCCGATTGTCGCCGGCTTTTCGTCCGCAACTACGAAGTCCGGATGAATATCGGCGCCTACGAAGCCGAGAAAGGCGCCGCCCAGCGGGTGCGCTTCAACGTCGATCTGTTCATCGCGCTGGCGATTTCGACCCCGAAACGCGACGCGCTCGACGAGATCGTCAACTCCGACATCATTCCCGAGGCCATCCTGGCGAGTATCGGTCAGGGTCACATTCATCTGCAGGAAACGCTGTGCGACGACGTCGCCGCGCGCCTGCTGGCCGACGTCCGCGTGCGCGCGGTGCGCGTCGTCACCGAGAAGGTCGACGTGTATCCGGGATGCGAATCGGTGGGCGTCGAAATCTTTCGTTTCAAGGAGGCGTGATGCCCGACGATATTCAGCGCGCGGTCGCGGAACGCGCGGCAGACCGCCGCGAGCAGCGCGACGCCTACGAGAACAACAAGCTGTTCAAGCGGCTCGCACGTCAGGTCGGGCAGGCGATCGCCGATTACACGATGATCGAGGAGGGCGACCGCGTGATGGTCTGCCTGTCCGGCGGCAAGGACAGTTATGCGCTGCTCGACATCCTGCTGCGGCTGCGCGAGCGCGCGCCGATCCATTTCGATATCGTCGCGGTCAACCTCGACCAGAAGCAGCCGGGCTTCCCGGACCACATCCTGCCGGAATATCTGACGCGGCGCGGCGTCCCGTACCATATCGAGACACAGGATACCTACAGCATCGTCAAGCGGCTGGTGCCCGAGGGCAAGACGACCTGCTCGCTGTGCTCGCGGCTGCGACGCGGCGTCCTGTACCGGGTCGCCGGCGAACTGGGCGCGACCAAGATCGCGCTCGGCCATCACCGCGACGACATCGTGCAGACCGTGTTCCTGAACCTGTTCTACGGCGGCAAGCTCAAGGGCATGCCGCCGAAGCTGCAATCGGACGACGGCCGCAACATCGTCATCCGGCCGCTCGCCTACGTGAAGGAAGCGGATCTCGAAAACTACGCCGAATTGCGCGAATTCCCGATCATTCCGTGTAATCTCTGCGGCAGCCAGCCGAACCTCAAGCGCGCCGAGATGAAGGCGCTGATCCGCGACTGGGAGAAGCGTTTTCCGGGGCGGGTCGACAATATGTTCAACGCCTTGTCGAGCGTCGTGCCCTCGCACCTGATGGATCGTGAGCTGTTCGACTTCGCCGGGCTGAAGGCGAGCGGACGGGCGGACCCCGCGGGCGACATCGCTTTCGACGAGGACCCCTGCGGGGCCGACGGCGAGACGGGTGTCGCCGGCGACCCGCAAGCGATCCGTTTCATCCCCTGATGCGCGGCGCGGGATGCGGGACGTGACGCCGGCGTCAGCCGGGCCGTGCACGCGCGGGGCGGCATGGGCCATTCGATTGCAACACACGGCATTCGCCGGACGGTGCGTCCGCTGGATGCAAGGGAGTCTCGCATGAGGTTGAAGCGCATCATCGTTCGCGCGGCGCTCTGTCTGGTCGCGAGCGTGGCGGCCAGCGTCGCGCTCGTTCCGCTGTCCACGGCCAGCGCCGCGGATCTCGACACGATTCGCCTGCGCACCGACTGGACGCCATGGGGCATCGACGCCGCGTTGTATCTGGCCAAGCAGAAAGGCTGGTTCGCCCGCGCCGGCATCGCCGTCGACGCGCAGGACGGCATCGGCTCGACGCACACCGTGCAACTCGTGGGCGCCGGACAGTTCGATGCCGGCCTCGCCAACCTCGGACCGATGATCATCGGCCGCGATCGCGGCCTGCCGGTGATCGCGATCGCCGACTTCGTCCGGCAGAACGACACCGGCGTGCTGGTGCCCGCGAACGAAAACTGGCGTACCCCGAAGGATCTCGTCGGCAGGCGCATCGCGATCACGCCGGGCGGTTCCGGCGCGCCGTTCTTCGACCGGTTTTTCGCCAACGGCGGCGTCGCCGCCGACCAGGTCACGCGCCTGAACGTCGATGCCGCCGCGCAGACCGCGATCTACATCGCCGGCCGCGTCGACGGCACCGTGTCGAGCATTCCGTTTTTCCTGCCGATCGTCGCCGCGCAGCGCCCATCGCGCGCGATCCGCTTCGCCGACTTCGGCCTGCCGCTGCCCAGTTTCGGTCTGTTCACCAACGAGAAAGCGCTCGCCGCCAAGCGCGCGGCGCTTGGCCGCTTCGCCAGCGTCATGGCGGGGGCCTGGCAGTACATCGAACAGGGCCACCAGGACGAGGCCGTCGCCGCAATGCTCGCGCAGCGTCCGGACGTCAAGCTGGATCCCAAAATCCTGCGCGGCCAGATCGACCAGCTGCTGGGCTTCATGCACACGCCGGCCACGCAGGGCCAGCCGACCGGCTATATGGCCGAGAGTGACTGGCAGGGCGCGCTGAAGACCCTGGGCGACGCCAAACTGCTGAAAAATCCGGAACCGGCCGACCATTACTTCACAAATACCCTGCTCGACCGCGCGACGATCGACCGGATAGGAGCCGGCAAGTGAAACTGGCCTCGCCCGGGGGTGTCGACGCGCGCGACGCCGACGCTAACGCCAACGCCAACGACGCAACTGCCGCCGACCGGCCGCCGCATATCCAGGTGCGCGAGCTTGGCAGGCGCTATCCCGGCAAGCGGCCGGTGGTCGCCCTCGAGAGCGCATCGCTCGACGTCGCGCATGGCGAATTCGTCAGCGTGCTGGGTCCCAGCGGCTGCGGCAAGAGCACCCTGTTGCGCTGCATCGCCGGGCTCGACGACGCGACCAGCGGCGTGCTGGCGATCGACGGTCACGTGCGGCGTCCGGGCGACGGGCCGCC encodes:
- a CDS encoding lactonase family protein; this translates as MNQFVLVSNAEDGHIGVFHLEGASGVLRPLDTVAAGEVVMPLALSRDQRTVFAATRGRDMTLVTFAVDATNGSLTRRQTRAIAHSHAYLATDRAGRYVFGASYGQNMLGVYAPHRQAAPLQVVEGIAHAHCVVVSADDRFAYVSALGGDRILCFRIGDDAACPLHPVDSIALAAGFGPRHLRFSPCGRYLYALSEFRGIVAVLERDPETGRLTWRSASPRPPALAHLRDGVARPNFDAPVQPDPRLLATSVWAADLQVHPGGQFLYASERTASLLLIYRVRAENGSLDCVGAMETEKQPRGFKIDPTGTFLLACGERSAHVAVYRIDSATGLLERVSRAPGGRGANWIELVEQTDIAKNFQLESER
- the gudD gene encoding glucarate dehydratase; its protein translation is MTLLSASSHTAPVITELQVIPVAGRDSMILNLSGAHGPFFTRNIVILHDSAGHTGVGEVPGGENIRRTIDDARPLLAGESIGNMQALLNRVRTAFADRDAGGRGLQTFDLRTTIHAVTGLEAALLDLLGQHLGVPVAALLGEGQQRAEVEMLGYLFYIADRGRTDLPYLSGAHGTDDWTRLRHETAMTPEAIVRLAEAATARYGFNDFKLKGGVLSGDAEIEAVTALAERFPQARVTLDPNGAWSLAEAVRLCRDQHHVLAYAEDPCGAENGYSGREVMAEFRRATGLPTATNMVATDWRQLGHAIQLQSVDIPLADPHFWTMQGSVRVAQLCHEWGLTWGSHSNNHFDISLAMFTHVAAAAPGRITAIDTHWIWQDGQRLTREPLRIVGGKVAVPQTPGLGVELDMDELGKASELYQRHGLGARDDGIAMQYLVPNWTFDNKRPCLVR
- the ttcA gene encoding tRNA 2-thiocytidine(32) synthetase TtcA, producing the protein MPDDIQRAVAERAADRREQRDAYENNKLFKRLARQVGQAIADYTMIEEGDRVMVCLSGGKDSYALLDILLRLRERAPIHFDIVAVNLDQKQPGFPDHILPEYLTRRGVPYHIETQDTYSIVKRLVPEGKTTCSLCSRLRRGVLYRVAGELGATKIALGHHRDDIVQTVFLNLFYGGKLKGMPPKLQSDDGRNIVIRPLAYVKEADLENYAELREFPIIPCNLCGSQPNLKRAEMKALIRDWEKRFPGRVDNMFNALSSVVPSHLMDRELFDFAGLKASGRADPAGDIAFDEDPCGADGETGVAGDPQAIRFIP
- a CDS encoding sterol desaturase family protein; its protein translation is MLLFLDRYFNILAGEIDQYLVLPLLYRFGWMQWEELSFDWALVCVYGLFAVVVTYAVCWPLEALFPIERWDNRKAVMTDALYTIVNRVGVLPIVSFLLFYQVQVWVNGFLVGHGYIPPTIETLVPALIGHPVVVFLIYALVLDCADYWRHRLSHTFRSWYALHALHHAQRQMSFWSDDRNHLLDDLIAALWFGVVGLAIGVPPLQFPLLFLFMRFIESLSHANIKLSFGSVGERLIVSPRFHRLHHGLRAAGRNSCNYGAVFPIWDILFRTADFSVEYPPTGDRRAPEAMATGGYFAQQLSGFRFFVDEFRRARQARVHPRS
- a CDS encoding YncE family protein — translated: MNSSRRTVLARSLAVPLSLGLSSALLTRAVRAAPAAPPLAMVMNSGEASVSVIDMTSRKVIRTLPTLREPSHWALSKDRSKMYIADANGNALFIVDPRTGTALGHTVIADPYQLGFTPDHRYLVVNALRLDYVDVYRADDLSLVKRFSPGSMPSHLDFSPDSRWSFNSMQASGTLVSFDLVNMSIRWKAKIGPTLAGVLWHNGKVLVCVMGSDHVAEVDPVSGAVLRRIKTGVGPHNIFLTPDGKTLYVSNRVGGSLVALDPTTFELRRTYPFHAAGPDDLGVAPDGKLWISLRFREQVAVLDPHTGSVETIDVGRSPHGIFLNTELRHPGPVTAETL
- a CDS encoding ABC transporter substrate-binding protein; translated protein: MRLKRIIVRAALCLVASVAASVALVPLSTASAADLDTIRLRTDWTPWGIDAALYLAKQKGWFARAGIAVDAQDGIGSTHTVQLVGAGQFDAGLANLGPMIIGRDRGLPVIAIADFVRQNDTGVLVPANENWRTPKDLVGRRIAITPGGSGAPFFDRFFANGGVAADQVTRLNVDAAAQTAIYIAGRVDGTVSSIPFFLPIVAAQRPSRAIRFADFGLPLPSFGLFTNEKALAAKRAALGRFASVMAGAWQYIEQGHQDEAVAAMLAQRPDVKLDPKILRGQIDQLLGFMHTPATQGQPTGYMAESDWQGALKTLGDAKLLKNPEPADHYFTNTLLDRATIDRIGAGK
- a CDS encoding Nramp family divalent metal transporter, which produces MDDRVRPQGAHSMSDNATSAMRDVLEGRRTGWSILVPFAGPAVVVSVAYMDPGNFATNIQAGARYGYSLLWVVLLANLIAMLFQALSAKLGIVTGRSLAELCRAHFPRPLVYAMWGVSEIAAMATDLAEFLGGAIGLALLFHMPLLIGMVITAIVTYLILFFDKAGFRPLELVIGALVGIIGLSYLAELFIAPVAWSGVGLHLFKPALPDAQSVTIAVGIIGATVMPHALFLHSGLTQSRMPPRSEAERRILIKLSNLEVIIALTIAGMINIAMVIMAAGAFHRGHPDVAEIETAYHTLAPLLGVAAAGIFLLSLIASGISSSVVGTMAGQMIMQGFVDFRIPIWVRRAITMVPSFVVVALGVNATQALVTSQVVLSIALPVPMLALVWFTCRRDIMGAYRNSTLVKCGAVVAAAAVLCLNAILLLQAFGFSVPGLPA
- a CDS encoding DUF2905 domain-containing protein; this encodes MIRWLVTTFVAVMILSACWPWLGRIGVGRLPGDLRFRLFGRDYLFPFTSSILISLIATALVRWL
- a CDS encoding class I SAM-dependent methyltransferase; protein product: MDAKPHASLPVPDAHALARSTTLVARIAAEIAAAGGWLPFSRYMEMALYTPGLGYYSGANRKFGHSAADGSDFITAPHISPFFARALARPVAEALALAEADEILEFGAGTGLLAAQLLNALADDALPAMPRIRRYTIVELSGELRERQRETLAQHAPAWRDRVRWLDALPERFQGVVIGNEVLDAMPVQLHPHVDGAWFERGVALDGTRLVWRDRPAAAPPTIPAAVRQAIDTAAVDYLIESHAAARAFVGTVCAMLTRGAAIFIDYGFPAHEYYHPQRAAGTLMCHYRHQAHDDPLLYPGLQDITAHVEFSGLTQAALDAGADVLGYMSQARFLINAGIAEDLGRTISPGDPARYLPAANGVQKLLAESEMGELFKVIGFSRGLDDLPRAFATGDRSWTLLDEEDGA
- a CDS encoding dihydroneopterin aldolase — protein: MSSVLTDPRLADCRRLFVRNYEVRMNIGAYEAEKGAAQRVRFNVDLFIALAISTPKRDALDEIVNSDIIPEAILASIGQGHIHLQETLCDDVAARLLADVRVRAVRVVTEKVDVYPGCESVGVEIFRFKEA